From Gimesia panareensis, the proteins below share one genomic window:
- a CDS encoding sugar kinase has translation MRVVTLGEVMLRLAPQSHLRVRQSIPGLLESTFGGGELNVAVSVAFQGGVSAFATASPDNPITDALVQEMQKLGVDSSLIQRTPQGRFGIYFVETGANQRGGTVTYDREYSSIAQATPETFDWDQVFEGATWFHITGITPAISESAARLTERALQEARQRDITVSCDLNFRKKLWNWKPGTAPADLAKATMQSLVPYIDVVIANEEDADLSLGIRAPETDVESGSLNIEGYVSVAKQITTQYPNVKQVAITLRESISASHNNWGAMLYDQGQQKAAFAPSDAQGNYSSYEIRNIVDRVGAGDSFAGALIFALNTPELASPETAIRYAVAASCLKHSIQGDFNYSTRAEIEALMRGGGSGRVQR, from the coding sequence GTGCGAGTTGTTACTTTAGGTGAGGTTATGTTGAGGCTGGCGCCTCAGAGTCATTTGCGTGTCAGACAGTCAATTCCCGGACTGCTGGAGTCAACCTTTGGTGGGGGTGAACTGAATGTCGCAGTCTCCGTTGCTTTTCAGGGGGGAGTCTCTGCTTTCGCTACTGCATCTCCTGATAATCCCATCACGGACGCCCTGGTTCAGGAAATGCAAAAACTGGGCGTTGATTCGAGTCTGATCCAGAGAACTCCCCAGGGCCGTTTCGGTATCTACTTTGTGGAAACCGGCGCGAATCAACGGGGAGGCACAGTCACTTATGATCGCGAATACAGTTCTATTGCTCAGGCCACCCCGGAAACTTTTGACTGGGACCAGGTATTCGAGGGGGCAACCTGGTTTCATATCACAGGGATTACCCCCGCCATCAGTGAATCAGCTGCGCGATTGACAGAGCGAGCCTTGCAGGAAGCCCGTCAGCGGGATATCACTGTCTCTTGCGATTTGAATTTTCGCAAGAAACTCTGGAACTGGAAACCAGGTACTGCACCGGCCGATCTGGCAAAAGCCACTATGCAGTCACTGGTCCCCTACATCGACGTCGTGATCGCCAATGAAGAAGATGCGGATCTGTCCCTGGGCATCAGAGCTCCTGAGACCGATGTAGAATCGGGATCTTTAAACATTGAAGGGTATGTCTCAGTGGCGAAACAGATCACAACGCAGTACCCCAATGTGAAACAGGTGGCGATTACTTTGCGGGAAAGTATCTCGGCCAGCCATAACAACTGGGGCGCCATGCTTTACGATCAGGGGCAACAGAAGGCTGCGTTCGCCCCCAGTGATGCACAAGGCAATTATTCCAGTTATGAAATCCGGAATATTGTCGATCGCGTCGGAGCCGGCGATTCGTTTGCCGGCGCACTGATTTTCGCACTCAATACGCCAGAACTGGCTTCACCGGAAACGGCAATCCGCTATGCCGTCGCAGCCAGCTGTCTCAAACACAGTATTCAGGGTGATTTCAATTATTCCACCCGGGCGGAAATCGAAGCCCTGATGCGGGGCGGAGGTTCCGGACGCGTACAAAGGTAA
- a CDS encoding sigma 54-interacting transcriptional regulator, whose product MNRSAGRRTRLDSRLNSLQTPLFLLDASRTVVFFNQGCEQVLGWPAEEILGQTCDYAVDTDPEECESVCNLLCPPPEVFQGTRSEVPRFLLTRSGKTIPCVVRYTPLVDEQNRTRLVLGIIDRIEEPHKLPSASAAQQLHVELAALRLSLRNRFRFSTVIARNAVMQRVLRQLELAAHSREPVHFQGEPGTGKEHLARALHFESEQRRKIFVPLNCQKLPPRELKQTVKKIFEKDLDESMPLEPGVLYLAQIDHLSRDVQEIILENIQPQRQMETVRLMTACSCSLNELFEQEKLLPDFYYLITTLQIHIPSLRERKEDLELLAQHYLENENRYQQKQVSGFAPGVLSLFHDYYWPANLDELSQIIQAAFQATTETVITRDSLPLRLMSGMDARSLGPALPPLIKPLEQTLQQVETEQILQALEQAKQNRTEAARLLGLTRAKLYRRIEALGIPLDEDS is encoded by the coding sequence ATGAACCGCAGCGCAGGACGCCGTACCCGTCTGGACTCTCGTCTGAATTCACTCCAGACCCCCCTCTTTCTGCTTGATGCGTCCCGCACGGTGGTGTTTTTCAATCAGGGGTGTGAGCAGGTTCTGGGATGGCCTGCTGAGGAGATATTGGGGCAGACCTGTGACTACGCAGTTGATACCGACCCTGAAGAATGTGAATCAGTCTGTAATCTACTCTGCCCACCTCCAGAGGTCTTTCAGGGCACCCGTAGCGAGGTACCCCGTTTCCTGCTCACCCGCAGTGGAAAAACGATTCCCTGTGTAGTCCGATATACTCCCCTTGTCGATGAGCAGAACCGAACGCGTCTGGTGCTCGGCATTATCGATCGTATCGAGGAGCCACATAAACTGCCCTCGGCGAGCGCAGCACAACAACTGCACGTTGAACTAGCTGCACTCAGGCTCTCGCTCAGAAACCGGTTCCGGTTTTCGACAGTCATTGCCAGAAATGCAGTCATGCAGAGGGTTCTGAGGCAACTCGAACTGGCGGCCCATAGCCGAGAACCGGTCCATTTCCAGGGAGAGCCAGGTACCGGAAAAGAACATCTGGCGCGCGCGCTGCATTTTGAAAGTGAACAGCGGCGTAAAATTTTTGTACCTCTCAACTGCCAGAAACTCCCGCCCCGGGAACTGAAACAGACTGTCAAAAAAATCTTCGAGAAAGATCTGGATGAATCGATGCCCCTCGAACCGGGCGTCCTGTATCTGGCACAAATCGATCACCTCTCACGCGATGTTCAGGAAATCATTCTCGAAAATATTCAACCACAGAGACAAATGGAAACCGTTCGCCTGATGACGGCCTGCTCCTGTTCTTTAAATGAACTATTTGAACAGGAAAAACTGCTACCTGATTTTTACTATCTGATTACCACTCTACAGATTCATATCCCCTCCCTTCGCGAGCGGAAAGAAGACCTCGAACTGCTGGCTCAACATTATCTGGAAAATGAAAACCGCTATCAGCAGAAACAGGTCAGTGGTTTTGCCCCGGGTGTGCTGTCTCTGTTCCACGATTATTATTGGCCAGCCAATCTGGATGAATTGTCACAAATCATTCAGGCAGCTTTCCAGGCAACAACCGAAACGGTCATTACCCGGGACTCACTTCCCCTGCGTCTGATGTCCGGGATGGATGCACGCTCCCTGGGTCCCGCCCTGCCCCCGCTGATTAAACCACTGGAGCAGACACTGCAACAGGTGGAAACCGAGCAGATTCTGCAGGCTTTGGAACAGGCAAAACAAAACCGGACTGAAGCCGCCAGGCTGCTCGGATTGACCAGGGCAAAACTCTACCGCCGCATCGAAGCACTGGGGATTCCGCTTGATGAAGACTCCTGA
- a CDS encoding lysophospholipid acyltransferase family protein gives MKIQSPALLSLVNKLIVFILRMITKTTRFEFVDDSLARCPFAETGSERFLYSVWHDSVVAPIFGASGHQTVALISQHRDADTIEEMLKAAGLGAIRGSTSRGGASAVKKLLKQAEGKHVVITPDGPRGPHHKMKPGIIFLASHSGRSVVPTAFTATRYWEFKGSWTSIWIPKPFSKIYFLVGHPIHVPEDLTREELRYYTELVQEKMEELDRKAKLVFTEKVSLAGDLIPLKKAA, from the coding sequence TTGAAAATTCAGAGTCCCGCTCTGTTGAGCCTCGTTAATAAACTGATCGTCTTCATTCTTCGTATGATTACGAAAACAACGCGTTTCGAATTCGTAGACGACAGCCTGGCACGTTGTCCCTTTGCTGAGACGGGATCAGAACGCTTTCTGTACAGTGTCTGGCACGATTCCGTCGTCGCTCCCATTTTTGGAGCCAGTGGCCACCAGACGGTTGCCTTGATCAGCCAGCACCGGGATGCGGATACAATCGAGGAGATGCTCAAAGCGGCTGGGCTGGGAGCAATTCGTGGCTCCACCTCACGCGGTGGAGCTTCCGCAGTCAAGAAACTGCTCAAGCAGGCAGAAGGCAAACATGTTGTGATTACTCCTGATGGACCAAGAGGCCCGCACCATAAGATGAAGCCGGGGATTATCTTCCTGGCTTCGCATTCCGGGCGTTCTGTTGTTCCCACAGCATTTACCGCCACTCGCTACTGGGAATTTAAAGGCAGTTGGACCAGCATCTGGATTCCCAAACCATTCTCCAAAATCTATTTCCTGGTCGGACATCCGATTCATGTCCCGGAAGACCTCACTCGGGAAGAATTGAGGTATTATACAGAGCTGGTCCAGGAAAAAATGGAGGAACTCGATCGTAAGGCGAAACTGGTATTTACCGAAAAGGTTTCTCTGGCTGGTGACTTAATACCCTTGAAAAAAGCTGCCTGA
- a CDS encoding NAD(P)/FAD-dependent oxidoreductase: MSLKVTNLRLPVEIPEEELAHELVLKLGVSADELQSFRILRKSLDARSRQDLRFVYSAEVNVHDEARLLKNLREDLSIQPFTENTFYDPECGGSPLEERPVVVGSGPAGLLAGYYLALKGYRPLIIERGFPVKERVPEIRRFDKGADFQNENNYLFGEGGAGCFSDGKLTCRLSGPDVQWVLERFVECGARHSIVYEHRPHLGSNKLPMICRNFRRKIDALGGEFRFECRLEGIDVQDGQVQGIMTSSGYIKTTQVILGIGHSARDTYQMLYDLGVPMFRKAFQLGLRIEQPQEQVNAHKYGREEYLDLLGAADYTMITKGKRDLYTFCMCAGGIVMPSVSEPGMFCTNGMSNSRHDTGYANSGIMTTIYPEEFGSDHPLAGVELQRRYERIAYELGQQNYYCPIQRAGDFLNHRKTDAGFQYTGTYHRGVVTTDLHQVLPPLVLAQIENGLPVMDQKWRGLFLKNAVLVGPEMRGSSPVRIDRERDSCQAPGFHGLYPVGEGAGYAGGIVSAAVDGLLSARKLVEEFAPLTAPAA; this comes from the coding sequence ATGTCACTCAAAGTTACCAATCTTCGTCTTCCCGTTGAAATTCCGGAGGAAGAACTGGCTCACGAGCTGGTTTTGAAACTGGGAGTCAGCGCTGATGAGCTCCAGAGCTTTCGAATTCTTAGAAAGAGTCTGGATGCCCGTTCGCGTCAGGACCTGCGCTTTGTGTATTCTGCAGAAGTCAATGTGCATGATGAAGCACGCCTGCTGAAAAATCTCCGCGAAGATTTATCCATCCAGCCTTTTACAGAAAACACCTTTTATGATCCGGAGTGTGGCGGCAGCCCGCTGGAAGAACGACCGGTTGTGGTGGGTTCAGGCCCGGCAGGATTGCTGGCCGGCTACTATCTGGCACTGAAGGGATATCGACCGCTGATCATTGAACGCGGTTTTCCCGTCAAGGAACGCGTTCCTGAAATCAGACGCTTTGACAAAGGAGCTGATTTCCAGAATGAAAATAACTATCTCTTCGGCGAAGGAGGCGCGGGCTGTTTCAGTGATGGGAAACTGACCTGTCGTTTGAGCGGGCCAGACGTGCAATGGGTACTGGAACGGTTCGTCGAATGTGGTGCGCGACACTCAATTGTCTATGAACACCGCCCGCACCTGGGAAGCAACAAGCTCCCCATGATCTGTCGCAATTTCCGCCGTAAGATCGATGCCCTGGGGGGTGAGTTCCGTTTCGAATGTCGGCTGGAAGGCATAGACGTACAGGATGGCCAGGTGCAGGGCATCATGACTTCTTCCGGGTATATCAAAACGACACAGGTGATTCTGGGCATTGGTCACAGCGCCCGCGACACGTACCAGATGCTCTACGATCTGGGCGTTCCCATGTTCCGCAAAGCATTTCAACTCGGGCTGCGCATTGAGCAGCCCCAGGAACAGGTTAACGCACACAAATACGGCCGAGAGGAGTACCTGGATCTCCTGGGGGCAGCAGACTACACCATGATCACAAAAGGCAAACGTGATCTGTATACGTTCTGCATGTGTGCCGGGGGAATTGTGATGCCCAGTGTTTCAGAGCCCGGCATGTTTTGTACGAACGGTATGAGTAATTCCAGACACGATACCGGCTATGCCAACAGTGGGATCATGACCACCATTTACCCCGAAGAATTCGGCAGTGATCATCCCCTGGCCGGCGTCGAACTGCAGCGCAGGTACGAAAGGATCGCCTATGAACTGGGACAGCAAAACTACTACTGCCCGATTCAACGTGCCGGCGATTTTCTGAATCATCGAAAAACTGATGCTGGTTTTCAATACACGGGAACGTATCACAGAGGCGTCGTCACAACAGATCTGCATCAGGTCCTTCCTCCACTCGTCCTGGCTCAGATTGAGAACGGCCTGCCCGTGATGGATCAGAAATGGCGCGGTTTGTTTCTCAAGAATGCGGTTCTGGTTGGCCCGGAGATGCGAGGCAGTTCCCCGGTCCGCATCGATCGGGAACGCGATAGCTGTCAGGCACCGGGCTTCCACGGGCTCTATCCAGTAGGTGAAGGCGCAGGCTATGCAGGGGGGATTGTCTCTGCTGCTGTGGACGGACTGTTGAGTGCCCGTAAACTGGTCGAAGAGTTTGCACCGCTCACTGCACCAGCTGCTTGA